In Populus alba chromosome 4, ASM523922v2, whole genome shotgun sequence, the genomic window ttattggatgaaaaaaattatatccaacaataactttgattttgttatCCTTGGATTCGTCTATATGAGGAGAACTCAATGAAGGTGATTTTAGCCTTCAATGATGCCCTGCAATATAAATCAAGGCTCgaaaaatgttattttggtttgatttttaattttttatataataaaaatgcgTTTTGTAGTTAATAATGAGTTTCAAATATCcatatgatgattttttgttatcttgtttttagtgaaaaatgaagtttaaatttatctttttaagattcttgaattttcaatcATTAGAGCTAGTTTTGGTGTTCAAGAAAATGTTTCAAATGGACAGCGACTTATTTGCAATAttctgaaaaaacaaatatcaatatcATCTGCTCctactgaaaaatatttaaattcaggAGTGCGGGCCTTGATTTTTAGGCTTAAGCATCATTGGGAGTTATGGATTGGGCCAAGCTTTCGGGCTAACATCTCAATCCTAGTtacttatgattattttttaaatgactgtaatatatatatatatatatatatatatatatatatatatatatatatatatatgttataatagaattgaatttaaaaaaattatttaaatgatatttaaataattatcaaattgtgatatattttttaaataatatcatatctttttattataatatatatataaggtttTCCTCATTAACATtcaatacatataaaatatctatttaattatttttaattttatatatttttatgtttttctcatttttttatattttttatatatttcacatggaaattatatatttatgattttttctaatgtttttttaaagacaataataagttttaatttaaaaacactatacttcttaagaaaaaaattacacgtttttgtgaaaaaaaaattaataagaaaatcgATTTTTGATTAGAATGAtacatttttcttcttatttcaaatcaatagaaattttttctagtttttatttttattttatttattttttattcaataaatcatattgttattagaaaagatatgtttttaaaataaaaaaaattaaaatattaaaagaaaatttgacaaaaaaaaatatacctttCCCTTAATTGAGATATTCATTATATTTCTTATGAATATCTATTATTATTGCcacacaattaaataaaaaaaaatacatgtgtaTCTAtactttgctttttaaaatgaagattaattttttgttttattttttaagtagcGTTAACAGCATATTATGCAATTTATCGaatcatatattttcaattctttttatgaAATACAAACACCAATTGGAAGAAATTGGAATGGAATATTTCCAGGCATGCATAGACATAAACCGGAATAAATTAAAGCCAGCCCACATCAATTGGAACAAAAATGATCAAAGCTGGCCGGAAAGGTAGACATGATTATTTTACAGTTAAAGAACGTAGTTTAattagttgatatatatatatatatatatatattaaagaagtgAGCAGGAGTAGGTGAGTTTACAAAGTCAACTTCGAATCCCTTAAAGAAGGGTCGTCCCTGAAAGAACAGGATTGGAGGTGGTCACTGATCACGATATGGTGCAGGttgtcatataaaaatatttatataaatcaaaatcaaggtaattaattaaattaatagcaACTAGAAAATTATTATGAGACCCCGGCCGCCAGTCCACTAATTAAGGGATGATCATCGGTTGgtaggttttgttttgttttttgatttggtAAACGAAGGAAAGTTGGATGCATGAACTGTTCACCAATTGATCGTCCCCTCAAACCTATATAAATCTACAGATCTGCATCAAATTTCTCATCATCTCATCCAATTCCTTAATTTACACTGATTTCTTTAAATCTTTTGCTTCACATAACAACCATGGTTTCTGGAACCATTTTGGGAGAGTACACCTCCGCAGTCCCAGCAGAGAGGCTATGGAAAGCATCATTCTGTGATGGCCATAACCTCATCCCTAAAGTTATGCCCGGAATCATCTCAAGCATTGATATACTTGAAGGAGATGGTGCCGGGGTTGGCTCCGTCAAGAAGTTCAACTTCACCGATGGTTTGTTTGAGCTTACAATTCCTAACTACTCATTATGCATAGAAAACAACTATACATACATGCATCATGTACATGCGGGAGTTgctctattttgtttttgacaataAGATTCACTTTGTGCAGTTATCAAGGACTATAGCTACGTCAAGGATCGTGTGGTGGTGATGGACCAAGAGAATCACATAGTCAAGTATTCCACCCTTGAAGGCGGCGTTCTTGGTGTCAAAGTGAAGTCCTACAGTGTTGAGGTTAGTTTGACATCAACCAGTGAAGGAGGATGCTTGTCCAAGATGAAGATTGAATATGAATCAATCGGGGACAGCTTACTATCCGAGGAAGATGCCAATAATATGCAGCAAGGAATCTTTGCTATGGTGAAGGCTATTGATGCTTACCTGGTGGAAAACCCTACTGCTTATGCGTGACCAAATATGGAGTCTTGTGGGCATATATATTTAATGGGTTCAGAATTCTGGTGTTTGCTACGACGTTTGTGTGTATTTGATGTTTTATcgcaaatgaaataaattacttCTGTCATGGAGATCCATAAATATGCAAGAAATTCTACTATCCTTGAGTGTTTAACACAAAAAGAACGAAATTAGTGAACAATTGTCAACTTCCCTTCAGCGAAGAATGGGAAGGGGGGGTCACATTCCATAACTTGAATGAGCTTTAATCTGTTTTTATTTCTGCATGCTGGCTGGACAACGACTGAGAAAATTGTCcactccaataaaaaataaatgcgtatagttaatatttattatagcaCAAACCTATGGGTGGATAGATCATATCATGGAAATGGCCGGCGATCCAAGGAAGATGAGCAAGAACAACTTGCGTATATTAGTTTATGTAGCATGTATAGATGTCGTGACGATTATCTTTGTGAATCAGGTTAATCAGGAATAGTATGAAtagaaatgataataaatttttattttttatcaatagaaaaaaaaaattgagaattacCACgtaatattttaatcattaaaaaccctaactagtATTAGagtcttaaaacaaaaaaggactGATTGTGTGAAGGTAAGGTATTAACACCTCtaatacattttatatatatataatgtaagttgtattgtttatttgtctaatatatactaagaaaaaaattatgttttttaattgttgatttgtctaaggtttaagaaatttttttcttaaaaatgatgtttttatcttatcacattaaaacctaattgttctaatgccaacaaaaaaaaataaattatcttttatttaatattagaaatatgaTTTATGTACAAGTTCATAATCTCacatattaaaagaaacaaaatatttttatatatatatatttttgaaatatatgccAAAATACTTTGGAATTTTACATATTTGTTGTACAatccatgaaatattttttaaaaaacatgttaaagcattttagattaaaaaaatgcataaataactttagaatttttagccaaatgcaaaaaaaaaaaatattgatcactAGATTATTGGTTAATCATGTATAAGAAAGAGTTTTgtgcaaataaataaactaatattGATCCAAATCAAGGGTCTAAGacaaaattcttttcaaaaacaCGAAGAACATTGCCTAGAACCCAGCAAAAAACTCAGTCATGAGGCAACCATTGCCAAGCCCAAAAATGAGCATTTTTTGcctctaaaacatgtttttttatcccaacaaGTCATAATATTATACATAACCATGTTTGAatctaaaactaataaaaaaaacattaaaatcaagtATGAGCTaccaaatccaaaaataaacaaCCTAAAACATCATACATGCTTGTCGCAGCGATGGAGAGGAAGCCCGGTGGCAGCTGTGGCTATTCTTCTTCGCtggtacttttttttcttcctctatcACTTCCCGTTCTTCCCCGCTTCTTTGATGgcttccctttttctttcaaaagaattGTCTCCTCTCTCGTTTTCTCCTCCCTTCCTCCTCTCTCACTGTCTTCTTTCTTCCCCCCCGTTCTGTTCGGTTTTCCCCTCTCTCTCACACATTCATTCCcccatttttttctcctccctctTTCTTCCTTTCGAGACAGTATTTATAGGGGTAGGGGGAGCGGGGTCGACCCTACTTCGTCCCATCGTTGCCCATGCATAGGGCACACCAGTCTCCTACTCTGTCACAACGCTGGTAAAGGTGTCCAATGGAGGCGTCGCTTGTGGGGCACGGCTTCTCTGTCTTCTCATCATGAGGAGGTGCAGGTGGCATCCGGTTTTGGTTTTAACAGGGCACgtggagagggagagaagaagaaacaaagaagaaaaaacagtgccgcctcaaaacgacaccgtttcgtctctcttaaaaaaaaaacacatgaaatgGCATCTTTTTACTTAAATCacgttgtttcatttaaatgaaaattggcGCCAAAGTGCCAGATTTCAAGTCAATCCTTTAATTTGCGCGCgttttgcattttggtccttcctctcggatttcttcaattaaatcctcgattggccatcaaacttcaatattatgtaattaagtccttgatttgaccaaatcaac contains:
- the LOC118042797 gene encoding uncharacterized protein, translated to MVSGTILGEYTSAVPAERLWKASFCDGHNLIPKVMPGIISSIDILEGDGAGVGSVKKFNFTDVIKDYSYVKDRVVVMDQENHIVKYSTLEGGVLGVKVKSYSVEVSLTSTSEGGCLSKMKIEYESIGDSLLSEEDANNMQQGIFAMVKAIDAYLYTSAVPAERLWKASFCDGHNLIPKVMPGIISSIDILEGDGAGVGSVKKFNFTDVIKDYSYVKDRVVVMDQENHIVKYTTLEGGVLGVKVKSYSVEVSLTSTSEGGCLSKMKIEYESIGDSLLSEEDANNMQQGIFAMVKAIDAYLVENPTAYA